The genomic DNA CCGTCCATAATTGTCTTTATGCTTATCTTCTCTGCAACTCCCGCCATGTCTATGGATTTGCCTTTCCTTTCGTAGGATCTTGACGTTATGAGCAGTTTTGCTCCAGAATCCTCTATTCGCCCTCTTACTGCGCTGAGGCCGTATCCAGAGAACATAGGGACAGCAACCGCGCCTATGCGGAGTATAGAATAAAAGGCTATAGCACTGTTTGCATTGAATGGCATGTAGACCGCAACCCTGTCGCCCTTTCTTATGCCAAGATCAAGGAGTGTAGAGGCCAGTGAGGATACCTTTCTGTTAAGTTCAGAATAGGATAATTTTGAGTTTTCTCCAGACTCAGCCTCGTATATTATAGCGGTCTTTCCTGATGAGGAATATCTTTCAACGGCATTAAACTCTATGTTTATCTCTCCTCCTGTGAACCATCTGGCCCATTCAACGCCATCAGAAAGATCGACTACGCGATCATATTTTCTGAAGAACTCAATGCCGAGATCGTCAATGGCCCTGGGCCAAAACCATTCCGGATCATTGTCTGCTCTCCTGTACAGATCTTTAACACTGATTCCAAGTGAATTCGCAAATCTCCCAAGGTTTGTGTTGGATACGATCTCATCCGATGGCCTGTAATAAAACATAGTTGTACCAATGAATAAATATATTTAATATTTTTTACATATTTTATCTTCAAGGTATTTGAGGCTGCTACCTAGAAATTCAATTATGGTTCTCAAAAATTATTATCTATACGTCCCGTTCCCATTTCCAGATCAAACCAATATTCCTTCATCTCAGAATGGGCCGCGTTTCCTGATTCAAAACATATGGCTGATGTCCTCAGGACTCAGGCATCACACCAGAGGTATCAGTCCAGGCATAAATTCTGAAATGTCATTACGCACTTTATATCTCTATAAGTATCTGAGCCTTCTTGCTATTTTTCTGTAAATTCTTATGGTTTTTCTATTATTCTATTCTTCGGCCTTCAGCGTACATTCTAGTCAGCGCCTTTGCTATTACGCGCTTTCTGATCTCCGTTGTGCCAGCGCCTATCTGGCCCAGTATTGCATCCCTCAACAGCATCTCGATCCCTGTATCCTTTATGTAGCCGTATCCACCGAATATCTGTATAGCTTCCCTTGCTATGTATTCTGCAGATTCAGATGCATACATTATTGCAGAAGCTGCATCAATAGGATCCATAATATCATACTGGAGTTTTTCCAGAGCTTTGAATGCAAGCATCCGGCTTGCTTCGTACCTCACATACATATAGGATAATTTTTCCTGTATGAGTTCGAACTCATTGATGTGTAAACCGAACTGTTTCCTCTGCGACGCATAATTAACTGCCTCATCTATAGCGCGTCTCGCCAGGCCTATGAAAATGAACGATAGTATAACGCGTTCAGAGTTCAGGCCGGACATTATGATCCTTTTACCATCTCCCCTCTTACCAAGAATCCTTTTCTCTTCTATCCTTATCCTGTTGAACGACAGTTCACCTGTCGGTGATCCGCGCATGCCCATCTTTTCCAGTGATCTTCCCCTGCTGAACCCTTCATCAGCTGCAAGGACTATGACTGATGAATAGCCTTCTCCATCCCGGGAATGTACAAGAAATAGGTCGGCATATGGTGCATTGGTTATGAACATCTTGCTTCCTGAAAGATACAGCCCGCCATCCTTCTCTTCGATGTGTGTTGACATAGAGAGAGCGTCAGATCCAGATCCAGGTTCGGTAAGACATAGAGATCCTATGTATTCGCCGGAAGCGAGCATAGGAACAAAGGTCTCTCTTATGTATTCTGATCCATTTCTATATATATTGTCTAGACAGAGATTGCTGTGCGCACCATATGATAGTGCCAGCGAAGGAGAGGAATATCCAAGTTCATCCTCTATGATCGCCTGTGCAATATACCCTGCACCGCTTCCTCCATATTCTGGTGGGATGGTTACACCGAGATAGCCCATCTTGCCCATAAGCTTGAACTTATCAACCGGAAAATAATCATCTCTATCTATCTTCATTCTGATGGGTTCAATCTCCCTCCTTACAAATTCCCTGACGGAAGATCTTATCATATCGGAGGCATCAGTAAATCCCTGCATTGATATATGTATCATATTCTAGCTATATATAGTTTATTGAAAACTTATTGATTAATTGAAAATGTAATAAATTTATATAAATTCATGCATTACCAGTCAAATCAGCATATTTCTTTATGTCTTCTGGATAATTTATGCTTATGAAGAAACGTTCCTCCTCCTCACTTATGGGTACGCGTTCAATGTCTATCAGACTCAGAAATCCTATCAGGCTTTCCCCTCCAGACTCTATATAAGCGTTCAGCGCGTCGTATATCGATTCAGTATATATGCCGAAGAGGGGTTCTATGAGTCCATCAGAGTGAACGGGAAATGTAGGTTTTCCGCTGTAAGACCTCAACACCTTGCTTACGATATCCTGTGTTATGAACGGCATATCTCCTGCAACCGCAAAGAATGTACCAAACCTGTCCAATGCGGTGAGAACTGAATCGGTTATGATCCCCTCCGTTGTATCCAGAACCACCTGGCAATCCTGACATCTCAGTGCTGGATCCTTTGTGTATAGAATGACGTTACCCTGATCCTTTAACTTTGATGCAACCATATCTATGATGCGGCGGCCATTCAGCATTGCAGAATGCTTGCCTGGAAAGCGGACACTTTTCTTTGCAAAAATCACGAAGTCCATGACAATGAATTGTCCGGATCAGATAAATAACTTTCTCATGCCTCTACTTTAGAGAGATGCTGATGATAAACGTATTATGCTGAGTGGCATCCTAAGACAGATCTGTTAATGACGCCCATCTTTCCAGAAAAACGTCATCTTTTTATGTCCGATGCTATTCTCAATCTGCGGGCTCGTGGTCCAGTGGTTACGACGTCGCCCTTACAAGGCGGAGATCACCGGTTCGATCCCGGTCGGGCCCATATCATAAATTATGATCACCGATAATCCATAAGGCGAAGTAAAATTTTTCATATACGATCGATATCACTCCTGCTGCAAGATTCTACAAGAGATTGTGGGAGAGTATCGAATTCTTAAGTCTATTCTGAGTGAATGGCAGAGCTATCAGCACTGATGCAAGACAGGCAAAGGTTATTGATGCGTAGATATAAAAACTAGGTATAAACACAGCAATTACTGCTACAGCTGTAAGCGGAGCAATAACGATACCGGTGACGAAGTTCCTTGCGGAATATCTGGATGAAGAGGGTATTTCACCTATATCTATTATCTGGTAAGGATTCACAATACCGGCCAGATAGAAGCCCATCACCGTTACCGATGGTGAAATGAACAGAGTCATAATGGCTATTTTCATAAACATGATCTGACCATAGATAACGAATAGAATTATGTTGGCCGCAACAAGAGGCAGAAGAATTAGCAAGGTGGATATTGCCTTTGCCATAGCCGTATGCCTGAAATATATGGCTGCCGGCATTGACATAAGTGCCAGCCATATACGCTCAGACTGTATCCAGCCGATACCCCTTATGAGAGGATAGATCGATAGAGCGTAAATTACATAGTAAATCTCGAAGATCGATCTTGCTGTTGACGGAGTAAG from Thermoplasma sp. Kam2015 includes the following:
- a CDS encoding acyl-CoA dehydrogenase family protein; protein product: MQGFTDASDMIRSSVREFVRREIEPIRMKIDRDDYFPVDKFKLMGKMGYLGVTIPPEYGGSGAGYIAQAIIEDELGYSSPSLALSYGAHSNLCLDNIYRNGSEYIRETFVPMLASGEYIGSLCLTEPGSGSDALSMSTHIEEKDGGLYLSGSKMFITNAPYADLFLVHSRDGEGYSSVIVLAADEGFSRGRSLEKMGMRGSPTGELSFNRIRIEEKRILGKRGDGKRIIMSGLNSERVILSFIFIGLARRAIDEAVNYASQRKQFGLHINEFELIQEKLSYMYVRYEASRMLAFKALEKLQYDIMDPIDAASAIMYASESAEYIAREAIQIFGGYGYIKDTGIEMLLRDAILGQIGAGTTEIRKRVIAKALTRMYAEGRRIE
- a CDS encoding molybdenum cofactor guanylyltransferase, producing the protein MDFVIFAKKSVRFPGKHSAMLNGRRIIDMVASKLKDQGNVILYTKDPALRCQDCQVVLDTTEGIITDSVLTALDRFGTFFAVAGDMPFITQDIVSKVLRSYSGKPTFPVHSDGLIEPLFGIYTESIYDALNAYIESGGESLIGFLSLIDIERVPISEEEERFFISINYPEDIKKYADLTGNA